The genomic segment TGGTTTTCGTCGAATTTTCCGAAATATGAATACTTACAGCATTTAATCATCCATACTACCTATCATCGGGGACAGATCGTAACCATTGGGCACCATGTAGGTGTTATAAAAGCTCCAATGATGGACTATAATTTCTGGAACGTGATGCGGCAGCAAGCTAAATAGTAGTATTTTCATTTCTATACGTGCTTGCAGTTCAGTTGTCTTGAGAGATGGGATAGACAGTAGATTTCAACGTAATGAGAATTCAAATGCGCTCTATAGGAGAGCTGGGCGCATACTTGATCCATTTGGGGTATGGTAAGAACAATTTATTTTTATGTATTTTTCTTTTTAATAGTGTCATGTTCCGTTCGTCGGCAACTTCCGACATTACAGCTGAAAGAAAATGTTAGTGAAAGACTTTTGTTGAATGGGTATTATTATACTCAATTAGATAGCGTTTTTTTTGATATTATCTTCCTGTATAAAAATGGAATAGTCTATCAAGGCGGGAACCCGAGAATTAAACATGGTTTTAAGAATATTGATGAAACTTTTTCAAAAAGTAATGTTAATGATAAAAAGACAGGGTATATTTGGGGATTATACATTGTTGACGGAAATAATATCACAATTGAACGTTATCTAACACCAATTTATGCCGAAAAATATCAAACCTATGTTGATAAAGGTCATATTATAAACGAAAGACAATTTATCATAACCTCACGGAAATATATCAAAACTGGAAAGCTGGAAGCAAGACAAGATACCTTCAATTTCAGACCATTGTCTACAAAGCCCGATAGTACAAATAATTTTATTAATTAATCGTATCCACTGGGCTATCCCTAAAATTTCCTTTTTGTTGCATTCTGGAGGTCAGCAAGGGCTCTGTCACCACTAGGCGTAGATCATTGCCTTCCTGATCTGCTTTTTACGTCAAAAGGGCCTGATGTTGATCAGACCCTGTCTCTTGGAAAGTTTCACCTCCCCATTTCCTCTGTTTACCGAGTTTTCCCGTCCGTTGGTCTAAAGCCCATAGGCTGTGGACGTATGTTGTCGTAGTTTTGAGTCAACAAATAAGAACAACAGAACTAACACAAAAAATAAAGACATTATGAAAACTCTAGTAAAAACATTCGCAGCAGCAGCCCTGATCGCAGTATCCACATTCACTATGGCCGCTGAAGGACCCGGTTCAAAGTCCGCAAAAGCAAACGTTAACCTTTCTACAGCAGACTTCGCCCTTGACCATTACGTTGCGGTCACCACCGAAGGCGAGTCTGCAGGCGTGGAGCAGCTGTTTGCTACAGATTTCAGCCAGAAGGCTAAAGCAGCTACCAACGGACGTAGTGCGGTTGTTAAATTCTTCAAAAAGCAAAAAGGAGAGAAGCTGGACTGTAAAGTGGCCACCGATATCCTTGAAGAGTCAGCCGACTACATGGTTGCTAAAGTGACGTTGAAATTTGAAAATTTCACCAAGACCGACCTGGTGACTTTGGTGCGCGAAGGCGATAGCTGGAAAGTGTCCAAGTCAATTCATTCCTATAAATAACGGAGCCTTTAGTCAAGTATATAAATGTTGTAGAGCCACATCGCGAGATGTGGCTTTTATACGAACTGCTCGTTTATCATATTCGCTTGTTATCATTGGTGTGCTTAACAATTTTAGGCACTGCTATCTAGCGTCATCAACCAAAATATAAATGAAGATTTTAGTTATAATTATTGCCTTGCTTTCATTTCAAAGAACGATTGCTCAATCCTATGAGGAATTGATGGAGTTAGCTGGCACACAAATTAAGTTGGAGAGATACAAAGATGCGCTTCAGACTTTTCAGAGAGCTTTTAAAAATCAGGCAGAGATCGGAAAATATGATTATGCAAATGCTTCAGTGGCCGCACTTCGAAGTGGCCAGAGCAACTTGGCCATTGAGTGGCTAGCCAAAGGAGCTAAGATCGGGCTGGGCAACAGCCAAGAAGAACTGTTCTACTTTAAAAACGACTCGATATTTAAAACAATCATAAATGATGATTCCTACCGAAAGGTATTATCGAAAATGGAATCTCAATTACTAGAAAAAAATAAGCTAGACAGTACTTGGCAATACGAAATCCTATCCAATGCCATTTTAAAAGGAAAAGGCTCATATCAGAATGCTACTCCAGGTTTTGCATTATATTATGTCAACGAAGGAGGGCTTGAAATACCGTATATTGTATTTGTTCCCGGGAACTATAATCCAAAAAAGCCTACAAGAGCCGTATTTTTTCTACATGGCGGCGTAATTACCGGCGAAGCATCATTTAAAATAGATCCGCAGACCCGACTTGAACCCATTTTTACAATTGGGGACAGTACCGGCTCGATTATTATTTATCCTTTTCAAAAAGGCAACCCCGGATGGAAGGATTATACACATTGTTCTAGTGTGATTGCTAAGATTTTGACCGAAGTTAAAGCTCGTTATTCTGTTGATATCAATACAATATATTTAGGTGGACTATCTATGGGCGGTAACGTGTCCTACCAGTTTGCACGGGGATCTGGTAGTCCTTTTCGGGCATTTTATGCTATTTCAGCTAAACCAAAGTTTGCTGACTTTGAATCAGGTGGATCTTTGGTAGTTACACGTCCGATTTATTCATTACATGCAAAAGATGATAGTCTCTATACTTATGAAAATCTGAAGAATGTATACAAGCAGGCGAAGAGATATCCGTTACGTTGGTATTTAACAACTGTCGAGACAGGGGGTCATGGATTTCCTTATCATCCAGCAGGGAGACGACCAACGTTGAAATTCTTTCGGGATATGTTTTTAACAGAGGAGGGCGCAGGCCATTGCCTTCCCGATCTGGCTTTTTAGGTCAAAAGGGCCTGATGTTGATCAGACCCTTTCTCTTAGCGTTGTTCTGTACAGTAATTTTTATGTTTCCTGTCGTTTCCTCTTTTATGTTTCGTCATCCAATGTGTTTGAATACTATTGGATTTTCACTGTACTACGCCAATTTTTATGTTGGTACCTTCTGCTGAAGGATTACTTGTAGCCGCTTTGTATAATAAGAACAGCTGGCAGTTTAAAATAGTTTTAATTTTTTTTTGGTAAATTGGAATGAATTATTAAAATGCTCTACTTACAAAACAAGGCTATGTTAACCTTGCCATTCGGCTGTTCACCAAGGTGCAGGTTCAGGTAGTGCCTTTATCAAAGATGTCTTTTACGGATTGGTACGGAAGAAAATAAGCACTCAACCGATAATAGCTTATTTGTTGTAAATAAGCTATTGCCCGGGACTCGTCCGGAACCTCTAATCCTCGGCGTTTCAGTTTTTCCAGCTGATCTGCAAACCTCAATGGTGGTTTGTTGTACGATTTCTTTGGCATAGGCTATAAAAAGAGAAGACCCCCCCCCAAGTGTGCATCGCGGAGAGGCATGGAGGGTGTATTAACTTTAGTAATTAAACTGTCTTTTTGATGACTTTTCTACACTGAGAAAAGAATTCTATAATGCAAAGATACACAATTCTATAGTAAATTCCTCGCGTTTATGTAAGATTTTTATTCTTTAATCATTGGTAATTCTATACTACATGATTTATCAATGTTTTGCGTGACGAGACATGGGCTCGAAAAATAGAACCGTTCTATGAGCATCGCATCTACACCAAATAAAGGGATATTTTTAATGGTCTTCTGCTTGGAGAGTTTCACCTCCCCATTTCCTCTGTTCACCGAGTTTTCCCGTCCGTTGGTCTAAAGCCCATAGGCTGTGGACGTATGTTGTCGTAGTTTTGAGTCAACAAATAAGAACAACAGAACTAACACAAAAAATAAAGACATTATGACAACTCTAGTAAAAACATTCGCAGCAGCAGCCTTAATTGTAGTATCCACATTCACTATGGCCGCTGAAGGACCCGGTTCAAAATCAGCAAAAGCAAACGTTAACCTTTCTACCGCAGACTTTGCCCTTGACCACTATGTTGCGGTCACCACCGAGGGCGAGTCGGCAGGCGTGGAGCAGCTGTTTGCTGCAGATTTCAGCCAGAAGGCTAACGCAGCTACCAATGGACGTAGCGCCGTTGTTAACTTCCTTAAAAAGCAAAAAGGAGAGCAGCTGGACTGTAAAGTGGCCACCGATATCCTCGAAGAATCAGCCGACTACATGGTCGCTAAGGTGACCTTGAAATTTGAACATTTCACCAAGACCGACCTGGTGACTTTGGTGCGCGAAGGCGACAGCTGGAAAGTGTCCAAGTCAATTCATTCCTATAAATAACGGAGCCTTTAGTCAAATATATATGTTGTAGAGCCACATCGCGAGATGTGGCTTTTTTGTTTGTTAGTTATTCTGCTGAAAAAGAGCATACGCTACTTTTCGCTAAAAGGGATTTAATATAGGGACAAATTGTGAGGACAACAGAAATATATTTCAGAACAAATTCGCACACGATAATGGGCAGACTTACCCAATTTTTTCATTATTGAATAATATGGTTAATTTAGATTATCGTACACTTAATCTATTTACAGTATGGTAAAGCATTTATTTATAGGGACCGTTTTCCTGGCGGCGGCATGTTCTGTTTATCGACAGGCGCCGACATTGACTTTAGAAAATAATAAGAGCGGAAAAATACAACTTGATGGTTATTTTTACGCTAAGAAAGATAATGGTCTTTACAATTCAATAGTCTTATATCAGAACGGTGTAATATTGGAAGGAGGCAGTTTGGAAATAAGTGCTGGCCTAAATAGTGTTGATAGCAATTTTTTAGCAGCCAATAACTTCAATAATTCATATGATAGAAAAATACCATATATATGGGGTATTTATAGTATAAAAGAAAACTATATCATAATTGAGCGTTATAAAGTGCCTGCTTTTGGTGAATCCTATCAAACCTATGTTGATAAAGGTCATATTATAAACGAAAGACAATTTATCATAACCTCACGGAAATATATCAAGACTGGAAAGCTTGAAGCAAGACGAGATACGTTTAATTTTAGGCCGTTGTCTACAAAGCCCGATAGTACAAATAATTTTATTAAATAATACCATCTACTGAGGTCTTTCTGAAATTTCCTTTTTGTTGAAATCTGGAGGTCAGCAAGGGCTCTGTCTTGAGATTACTTTATACTATTCTGGGAAGAGATTTAAAGCATTTTATGAAAATGCCTAAGGTCCTTGTCAAGGCCGATAGCAATTTTATTCGATTAAAAAAGTAACGTATACCAACTCGGCATAGACCACTGCCTCCCCGATCTGGTTTTTTACGTCAAAAGGGCCTGATGTTGATCAGACCCTTTCTCTTAGCGTTGTTCTGTACAGTAATTTTTATGTTTCCTATCGTTTCCTCTTTTTGTTTCGTCATCCAATGTGTTTGAATACTATTGGATTTTCACTGTACGACGCCAATTTTTATGTTGGTACCTTCTGTTGAAGGAGTACTTGTAGCGGCTTTGTATAATAAGAACACCTGTTAGATTAAAATAGTTTTAAATTTTTTTGATAAATTGAAATGAATTATTAAAATGGACCAGGGCTTATATCATCAAAAACTTTTAGCACACTATATCTCCAATTGGGGAGAGATGCATAACACACTGAACTGGGAAAAAGGCCCCAATAAGGATTTGGGTAATCACTTTCGTGTTTTGGAATTTCCTCCAACAAGTGAACGGAAAATGTGGGTTTATGCTACCTTGGGTATGTCCTGCTTTGAAGATGAATTTGCCTTAGAACTGCACCTGTTTTCTGGCGACCAAGACGAAACACTTGTCGAAGCATTAATAGTCGTAGCACATTATCATAGATTTGGTTCAGGTTTGGGACATTGGCACACCATCAACTGGGGAAGAGGATGGCGGTTAGGTTCCATATGCTCTTATGGGTTAATTTCGCTACCTTATCTGGATGGGCCCAAACTGGAGATTCTTACCCTTGGCGACAATAAATCGATACATTGCTATTGGTTACTGCCTATTACGGAAGAAGAAGTCGCCTTTAAAAAGGAACATGGTCCCGAAAAGCTTGAGGAAATATTTGAACAAAGAGAATTAAATTATTTGGATCCTTTCAGGAATACCTTAGTTTGATGTACATCGACTAGTGGTTGTTATTGAAGTTGCAATAATTCTTTTCATTTTTTTGATGTTTAAATTGTTTTAATGTAATCGCGTTAAAAAAGGTTAATAACATTGCTAAATGCTTAGTTATATAATATTTTTATTGTAAAAACTAATTGAAAGTGAGTGGACTACAGGTGTTATTACTATTGCTCTTTATCACAAGCTTATCTTCAGCACAAGATCTGAAAGGCACGATTAAAGATAAGAATTCAGGTGATATTCTTGTAGGTGTTTCGATCAAAGTAGCTTCGCGCAAGACCTATTCCGATGGTTATGGCGAATTTAAAGTGTCAGGCATTAAGCTTGGAGATACAATCATCTTTTCTTCAATCGGATATCGTGAGGTTAAATATATAGTTGGTAATAGCAATCTTGATAATTTGGTCATATATATGGAGCAAACAACAATTTTGTTGGATGAAGTCAAGATCAATCCTTTAAGAAATTATAAGGCTGATTCCTTAAAGTTTCGGGAAGAATTTGCCAAGACCTTCAATTACAGTAAACCCAAATTTAAAGACATTTTCATCACCAAAAGCTATTCTTCAAATGTCCCGAGACAGCCTAATCAAGCTAGCAATAGTACAGCCTCGCTGATTAGTGTTGATGTACTTTCTGTACTTTCTATGTTAGGAAATAAACGTAACCCTCAATCCAAGCTGCAACAGAAATTGATAAAGGAAGAAGAAGAGCGGTATCTTGACAATACCTTTTCAAAGCGTATGGTTCAAAATTTGACGGGCCTTAACGGGGACTCTCTACAAACTTTTATGCAGTTGTATCGTCCGAATATTGATACAGTGAAATACATGTCCGACTATGATATTATCCTATACATCAAAAAGAGTTATCAAGAATATATCAAGCCTTAAATAGCTTTAGCGCCTGAACTGCTCTTTTTGTTTTCACCTCCCCATTTCCTCTGTTTACCGAGTTTTCCCGTCCGTTGGTCTAAAGCCCATAGGCTGTGGTCATATTGTGCCGTAGTTTTGAGTCAACAAATAAGAACAACAGAACTAACACAAAAAATAAAGACATCATTATGAAAACTCTAGTAAAAACATTCGCAGCAGCAGCCTTAATCGCAGTATCCACATTCACTATGGCCGCTGAAGGACCCGGTTCAAAGTCCGCAAAAGCAAACGTCAATCTGTCCACAGCAGATTTCGCCCTTGACCACTATGTTGCGGTCACCACCGAAGGCGAGTCGGCAGGCGTGGAGCAGCTGCTTGCTGCAGATTTCAGCCAGAAGGCTAACGCAGCTACCAACGGACGTAGTGCGGTTGTTAAATTCTTCAAAAAGCAAAAAGGAGAGAAGCTGGACTGTAAAGTGGCCACCGATATCCTCGAAGAGTCGGCCGACTACATGGTCGCTAAAGTGACGTTGAAATTTGAAAATTTCACCAAGACCGACCTGGTGACTTTGGTGCGCGAAGGCGATAGCTGGAAAGTGTCCAAGTCAATTCATTCCTCTAAATAACAGAGCCTTTAGTCAAATATATAAATGTTGTAGAGCCACATCGCGAGATGTGGCTTTTTATGTGAATGCATAGTTTATAAATCGTAGAGTAGCGAGCTTTACTTGATGACATAGTTCGCGGGAGGGCTTCATCTTAGTTCGACATTTAATAAATATATAACATTTATTTATTCAGAAAGGGAAGTATACTGTTTTAGATTTTGTTAAAATTGTGTGAAAGTTATATAAAGTAAATTAATGGCTAAAAAGACAGATTTGGTCTTTCGGCATTAAGAAGGAGGGAAGGTTGATCGCAGTAAAAAAGATGTTTTTAAGTATTTATCTAACGTTGTTATCGTTTTCTATATATGCGCAACATATGCCTAAACTCGGAAGTATATGGAATAATAACCGTCATCGAGAAGCTAAATTGTATGTTCCCAAATATGGACTAATAGACAGTGTACAAATCAAGGTTGATGACATAAAATTTTCGTTGGGCTTAGATACTACTGGGCGAATTGTATTTATTTCAACAGTAGATAGGAATTTTAAAATAGGAGACGCGGTAATCATAGGAAAGAAAATTAAATCTTTCCCCAAAAAAATATGCTTAATAAATGGTTGGGCGAATTACATTTCTCTAGACTCCGGATGGTGTGCCGCGACAGATTTTAGGGATTTAAATGATCGGTCTAAAATCACCTTTTTGTTTCAATATCTTGACAAATCTCAGGAAGGAAAGTAAACTAAATGAGACTATACATATTGTTCATACTATTTTTTCTGTGTGCAAACTTGCTGGCGCAACAAACATTTGAGGATCGGTTTGACTTAGGATTATCAAAAGTTGATGACTGTGACCGGAATTGGGTAAAAGCATATGGTAGTTCGAGTTTTCAGCAAAAAGAAGAAAAAGGGAAAAAATTTTTAAGTGTTTTATATAAAAAGAGGATCGACAAAACAATGTCTTTTACCTTGTCCCGAATAATAGTTTTTCCGGTGAATATTGAACGTAAAGATCTTCATATTGGTTTTGAAACACGCGGTCATACTAACTTTCCTTTATCGGTTGATATTACCAGTTATGATGCAGACGAATCAGCGTTAGAAAGTGATACCATCCAGGTCAAGATCAATACAAAATGGAAAAAGAATGTAGTTTCTGTTGGGAAAGGAAGGATTGCAGCTATCAAGCTAACGATTACCTATAAAGGTGACCAAGATAATAATCAAGTGGTGGACTTTCGGAATATTTCAATAAGATGTGGAAAGAGGGATATGACATCAACTATCATTAAATATCCGATAGATTCGACATACACCGTATTTGATAAGTCACATATTAAGCCTTTAAAAAAGTCAGAAAATGAATTTGAAAACCCAATACCAAATATAAAAGATATTAAAGTTATTGGCTTGGGCGAAATTACACATGGTAGTAATGATTTAAAGGAGGCGCGTAATCTGTTTGTTAAAAATTTAATTAGTCACCACAACTGTAAGTTGGTGTTAATGGAAGTTCCCTATGAATTGGCTTTTCTAATGAACTTATATATCACGGGTAAATTAGACGAACCAGGAAAAGCAAAATTAAGAAGGAATCTTGATTTAACGTTTTCCGGTATGGACGAATTGGAGGGGCTATTAGAATGGATTAAGAATTACAACAATTCAAACTCAAAGCAGGTTAAAATTTTTGGTATTGATAATCCTATAAATCAAGGGGGGCGCGATTACCCTTTGATGGATTATCATCTGTACTTGTTTGGACAAGAGTTTATGCGACCTTATTTATCGATGTTTATGGCAGCGGAGACCAAACAAGCTTTGAATAAAATGAAAGTAGATCAGGTCATGTATACGGGATTAAACAAGCAGGATATAGCTTTTTATAAATACTTTATTGCAGACTACGACAACCCAGAAAGGCAATTTTCGAATGTGGATGAGTGGTGGCACTTAGATCGAGACTTGAAGATGTTTAAAAGGTTATGTTTCTTGGATTCGTTATACCGGGAGGAAGGGGAAAAGATTATCATTTTAGCACATTCTTGGCATGTAAAAAAGACACCATTTACTACTGGAACAAAAACAGAAAAAATGCTTGGGAATTATTTAGCTCGTTTTTATAAGGACGCTTATTTCTCAATAAATTTCACATTTGGTGCAGGTACATTCCTTCAGGATGAC from the Sphingobacterium thalpophilum genome contains:
- a CDS encoding nuclear transport factor 2 family protein, yielding MKTLVKTFAAAALIAVSTFTMAAEGPGSKSAKANVNLSTADFALDHYVAVTTEGESAGVEQLFATDFSQKAKAATNGRSAVVKFFKKQKGEKLDCKVATDILEESADYMVAKVTLKFENFTKTDLVTLVREGDSWKVSKSIHSYK
- a CDS encoding nuclear transport factor 2 family protein encodes the protein MTTLVKTFAAAALIVVSTFTMAAEGPGSKSAKANVNLSTADFALDHYVAVTTEGESAGVEQLFAADFSQKANAATNGRSAVVNFLKKQKGEQLDCKVATDILEESADYMVAKVTLKFEHFTKTDLVTLVREGDSWKVSKSIHSYK
- a CDS encoding suppressor of fused domain protein, with amino-acid sequence MDQGLYHQKLLAHYISNWGEMHNTLNWEKGPNKDLGNHFRVLEFPPTSERKMWVYATLGMSCFEDEFALELHLFSGDQDETLVEALIVVAHYHRFGSGLGHWHTINWGRGWRLGSICSYGLISLPYLDGPKLEILTLGDNKSIHCYWLLPITEEEVAFKKEHGPEKLEEIFEQRELNYLDPFRNTLV
- a CDS encoding carboxypeptidase-like regulatory domain-containing protein, which codes for MSGLQVLLLLLFITSLSSAQDLKGTIKDKNSGDILVGVSIKVASRKTYSDGYGEFKVSGIKLGDTIIFSSIGYREVKYIVGNSNLDNLVIYMEQTTILLDEVKINPLRNYKADSLKFREEFAKTFNYSKPKFKDIFITKSYSSNVPRQPNQASNSTASLISVDVLSVLSMLGNKRNPQSKLQQKLIKEEEERYLDNTFSKRMVQNLTGLNGDSLQTFMQLYRPNIDTVKYMSDYDIILYIKKSYQEYIKP
- a CDS encoding nuclear transport factor 2 family protein, whose translation is MKTLVKTFAAAALIAVSTFTMAAEGPGSKSAKANVNLSTADFALDHYVAVTTEGESAGVEQLLAADFSQKANAATNGRSAVVKFFKKQKGEKLDCKVATDILEESADYMVAKVTLKFENFTKTDLVTLVREGDSWKVSKSIHSSK
- a CDS encoding erythromycin esterase family protein, with amino-acid sequence MRLYILFILFFLCANLLAQQTFEDRFDLGLSKVDDCDRNWVKAYGSSSFQQKEEKGKKFLSVLYKKRIDKTMSFTLSRIIVFPVNIERKDLHIGFETRGHTNFPLSVDITSYDADESALESDTIQVKINTKWKKNVVSVGKGRIAAIKLTITYKGDQDNNQVVDFRNISIRCGKRDMTSTIIKYPIDSTYTVFDKSHIKPLKKSENEFENPIPNIKDIKVIGLGEITHGSNDLKEARNLFVKNLISHHNCKLVLMEVPYELAFLMNLYITGKLDEPGKAKLRRNLDLTFSGMDELEGLLEWIKNYNNSNSKQVKIFGIDNPINQGGRDYPLMDYHLYLFGQEFMRPYLSMFMAAETKQALNKMKVDQVMYTGLNKQDIAFYKYFIADYDNPERQFSNVDEWWHLDRDLKMFKRLCFLDSLYREEGEKIIILAHSWHVKKTPFTTGTKTEKMLGNYLARFYKDAYFSINFTFGAGTFLQDDCQSFHYTTDTIQIPRARTLESYAFQSGIDFFYFPTDRLIAPPNQMLGISRHKLKSDYNDFGNVKKRYDAIVFLRNVTAINRHGYDSFSGPHFYSKDREKEYDELIKKMENDSVPHL